One genomic window of [Chlorobium] sp. 445 includes the following:
- a CDS encoding peptidase M16, translated as MRKLTLILLLLSLAVQTGFGQRVAKGNKTARKKIEFIEYDLPNGLHVILHQDRSLPVVATYVLYHVGSKNERPDRTGFAHFFEHLMFEGTENIKRGQIDKLISGAGGNLNASTSFDRTDYFFNLPSNQLKLALWIESERMMHAKIDSIGVETQRQVVKEERRLRYENQPYGTVFFNMAANVFEGTPYSWTPIGEAQYIDQASIEEFRNFYKQYYVPNNATLAIAGDFDIEETKKLVEAYFGPIPRGKDIERPKINFTLQDAPKYKEVVMDNTPLPATIHAWRATTQRDKDAYAIEMLSSILANGKSSRLYKRMVEDEQVAVQTSVFPFLQEDAGMIAVIAIGNSGVEIQTMDKIIDEEIKKIADKGITAEELEKAKNQKESETANAFGSMFSRAVNLANYYCFHGNTNLINTELDEYLKLTRQDIQRVARKYLSEKNRTVIHYPTPDKKKNQ; from the coding sequence ATGCGAAAGTTAACGCTCATCTTACTTCTTCTATCACTTGCCGTTCAAACTGGTTTTGGGCAGCGCGTAGCTAAGGGCAATAAGACAGCGCGCAAAAAAATTGAGTTTATCGAATATGACTTGCCAAACGGTTTGCATGTGATTTTGCATCAAGATCGCTCACTGCCTGTTGTGGCAACGTATGTACTCTACCATGTCGGCAGCAAAAATGAACGACCTGACCGCACAGGCTTTGCGCATTTCTTTGAACATCTAATGTTTGAAGGCACTGAGAACATTAAGCGTGGACAAATTGATAAGCTGATTTCAGGTGCAGGTGGAAATCTCAATGCATCGACCTCGTTTGACCGTACGGACTACTTTTTCAATTTGCCGTCTAATCAGCTCAAACTTGCCTTGTGGATTGAATCGGAACGCATGATGCACGCTAAGATTGATAGCATCGGTGTCGAAACACAGCGCCAAGTGGTTAAAGAAGAGCGCCGCTTGCGCTATGAAAATCAGCCTTACGGTACGGTCTTCTTCAATATGGCAGCAAATGTATTTGAGGGCACACCGTATTCTTGGACGCCTATCGGCGAAGCGCAGTACATCGACCAAGCCTCTATTGAAGAGTTTCGTAACTTCTACAAGCAGTACTATGTCCCAAATAATGCAACGCTAGCCATTGCAGGGGATTTCGATATTGAAGAAACCAAAAAGTTAGTTGAAGCCTACTTTGGTCCCATTCCGCGTGGTAAAGATATTGAGCGACCTAAAATCAACTTTACGCTGCAAGATGCTCCAAAGTATAAAGAAGTGGTAATGGATAACACGCCGCTGCCTGCAACCATTCACGCATGGCGCGCAACCACACAGCGCGATAAGGATGCCTACGCAATAGAGATGCTAAGCTCAATTCTGGCGAATGGAAAAAGCTCACGCCTCTACAAACGCATGGTGGAAGATGAACAAGTAGCCGTGCAGACATCGGTCTTCCCCTTCCTGCAAGAAGATGCAGGGATGATTGCTGTCATTGCAATCGGCAATAGCGGCGTAGAAATCCAAACAATGGATAAAATCATTGACGAAGAAATCAAGAAAATTGCAGACAAAGGCATCACGGCAGAAGAACTCGAGAAAGCCAAAAACCAAAAAGAATCCGAAACCGCTAATGCCTTTGGCTCCATGTTTAGTCGCGCAGTGAATCTGGCTAACTACTATTGCTTCCACGGCAATACAAATCTCATCAATACAGAGCTCGATGAGTATTTGAAGCTAACCCGCCAAGATATTCAGCGCGTTGCAAGAAAATATCTCAGCGAGAAGAATCGAACAGTGATACACTATCCAACCCCTGACAAAAAGAAAAATCAATAG